The proteins below come from a single Oligoflexus sp. genomic window:
- the groES gene encoding co-chaperone GroES, which yields MKLRPLQDRVLVKRVEAEEKTASGIIIPDNAKEKPLEAEVIAVGNGRRLDNGEVVKPELKVGDRVLISKYSGSEVKVNGVEHLILREDDIMGVLV from the coding sequence ATGAAACTTAGACCATTGCAGGATCGAGTCCTCGTGAAGCGCGTTGAAGCCGAGGAAAAGACTGCCAGCGGCATCATCATCCCTGATAACGCCAAAGAAAAGCCATTGGAAGCCGAAGTGATCGCAGTTGGCAACGGCCGTCGTCTGGATAATGGCGAAGTCGTGAAGCCGGAATTGAAGGTTGGCGATCGCGTTTTGATCAGCAAATATTCGGGCTCTGAAGTCAAGGTCAATGGCGTCGAGCACCTGATCCTGCGTGAAGACGACATCATGGGCGTCCTTGTCTAA